A window from Sphingopyxis alaskensis RB2256 encodes these proteins:
- the dnaA gene encoding chromosomal replication initiator protein DnaA, producing MSGDAAALWPRVAEGLRRDLGARTFDHWLKPVRFADYCALSGVVTLETASRFSANWINERFGDRLELAWRQQLPAVRSVSVRGGVAATERAATLASVPLPTFDAPAAPAANPALLGFDPRLSFDRFVVARSNILAANAARRMAMVERPQFNPLYLCSGTGQGKTHLLQAIAQDYAAAHPTATIILMSAEKFMLEFVGAMRGGDMMAFKARLRAADLLLLDDLQFVIGKNSTQEELLHTIDDLMTAGKRLVVTADRPPAMLDGVEARLLSRLSGGLVADIEAPEDDLRERIIRQRLAAMPMVEVPDDVIAWLVKHFTRNIRELEGALNKLLAYAALTGARIDLMLAEDRLAENVRSARPRITIDEIQRAVCAHYRLDRSDMSSKRRVRAVARPRQVAMYLAKELTPRSYPEIGRRFGGRDHSTVIHAVRTVEALRVADSELDAEIAAIRRSLNS from the coding sequence ATGCCGCAGCGCTCTGGCCGCGCGTCGCCGAGGGCCTGCGCCGCGACCTTGGCGCCCGCACCTTCGATCATTGGCTCAAGCCCGTGCGCTTCGCCGACTATTGCGCGCTGTCGGGCGTGGTGACGCTGGAGACCGCGAGCCGTTTTTCGGCGAACTGGATCAACGAACGCTTCGGTGACCGGCTCGAACTCGCGTGGCGGCAGCAATTGCCTGCGGTACGCAGCGTCAGCGTGCGCGGCGGCGTGGCGGCGACCGAGCGCGCCGCAACGCTGGCCTCGGTGCCACTTCCCACGTTCGACGCGCCGGCCGCTCCCGCGGCCAACCCCGCGCTGCTCGGTTTCGACCCGCGGCTGTCGTTCGACCGCTTTGTCGTCGCGCGCTCGAACATCCTCGCCGCCAACGCCGCGCGCCGGATGGCGATGGTCGAGCGGCCGCAGTTCAACCCGCTCTATCTCTGTTCGGGCACCGGGCAGGGCAAGACGCATCTCCTGCAAGCGATCGCGCAGGATTATGCCGCCGCACACCCGACCGCGACGATCATCCTGATGTCGGCGGAAAAGTTCATGCTCGAATTCGTCGGCGCGATGCGCGGCGGCGACATGATGGCGTTCAAGGCGCGGCTGCGCGCCGCCGATCTGTTGCTGCTCGACGATCTGCAATTCGTTATCGGCAAGAATTCGACGCAGGAGGAACTGCTCCACACGATCGACGACCTGATGACGGCGGGCAAGCGCCTTGTCGTCACCGCCGACCGTCCGCCTGCGATGCTCGACGGGGTCGAGGCGCGGCTCTTGTCGCGCCTGTCGGGCGGGCTCGTCGCCGATATCGAGGCGCCCGAGGATGATTTGCGCGAACGCATCATCCGCCAGCGGCTCGCCGCGATGCCGATGGTCGAGGTGCCCGACGATGTCATCGCCTGGCTGGTCAAGCATTTCACGCGCAATATCCGCGAGCTCGAGGGCGCGCTCAACAAGCTGCTCGCTTATGCCGCGCTCACCGGCGCGCGCATCGACCTCATGCTCGCCGAAGACCGGCTTGCCGAAAATGTCCGCTCGGCGCGCCCGCGCATCACGATCGACGAGATCCAGCGCGCGGTGTGCGCGCACTACCGGCTCGACAGATCGGACATGAGCTCGAAGCGCCGCGTCCGCGCGGTCGCCCGCCCGCGTCAGGTCGCCATGTATCTGGCGAAGGAACTCACGCCGCGCTCCTATCCCGAAATCGGGCGCCGTTTCGGTGGCCGCGACCATTCGACGGTGATCCACGCCGTGCGCACGGTCGAGGCGTTGCGCGTCGCCGACAGCGAACTCGACGCCGAAATCGCCGCGATCCGGCGCAGTCTCAACAGCTGA
- a CDS encoding glutathione S-transferase family protein, producing MKLFIGNKAYSSWSLRGWLAARHSGLPFEEVTVPLYNEEWNQRREGDEFAPSGGKVPILWDGADIVVWDSLAIIDYLNEKTGGTRGYWPDDMAARAMARSMAAEMHSSFAALRREHSMNIRRIYPAAELTPEVQADVIRILQIWAEARARFGGEGDYLFGDWSAADMMFAPVVTRFITYSIPLPRFALPYAQAVISHPHMQEWIGGAQAEDWVIEKFEGPVEG from the coding sequence ATGAAACTCTTTATCGGCAACAAGGCCTATTCGAGCTGGAGCCTGCGCGGCTGGCTCGCCGCCAGGCACAGCGGCCTGCCGTTCGAGGAGGTCACCGTCCCGCTCTACAACGAAGAGTGGAACCAGCGGCGCGAGGGCGACGAGTTCGCGCCGTCGGGCGGCAAGGTGCCGATCCTGTGGGACGGCGCCGACATCGTCGTGTGGGACAGCCTGGCGATCATCGACTATCTCAACGAAAAGACCGGCGGGACGCGCGGATACTGGCCCGACGATATGGCGGCGCGCGCGATGGCGCGGTCGATGGCGGCCGAAATGCACTCGAGCTTTGCGGCGCTGCGCCGCGAGCACAGCATGAACATCCGCCGCATCTATCCCGCCGCCGAGCTCACCCCCGAAGTGCAGGCCGACGTGATCCGCATCCTCCAGATCTGGGCCGAAGCGCGCGCGCGGTTCGGCGGCGAAGGCGACTATCTGTTCGGCGACTGGTCGGCGGCCGACATGATGTTCGCGCCGGTGGTGACGCGCTTCATCACTTACTCGATCCCGCTGCCCCGCTTTGCCCTGCCCTATGCACAGGCGGTGATCAGCCACCCGCACATGCAGGAATGGATCGGCGGCGCACAGGCCGAGGACTGGGTGATCGAGAAGTTCGAGGGGCCGGTCGAGGGATAG